ACTCTAGCCAACCATCCGAAGTCTTATTATATTCTGTAAAGGTTTAGAAACACACTGATGGGTACTGAGTTTCAGAGGTTTGttaatgttctgtttttttggtcTCATTAGTTTATTTAGGAGACCccaccctcaaaaaaaaaaagaaaaaaatcacctaATGGCCACATCAGACTTTGAAAGGACTGATGATATTCAATAACAATGTATAAATGTTAAAATCTATGCAATTGCAATTCAAATAGGCTCAGGTATTTTTAaactatgtatttattcattcatatgTTCAGTCATTTCATTGTTTGCCCATAATAGATTggattttctgaaatgcaggcaattgattttttttttttcaataatttaTCACAGTAGAAATTAAATGTcacctatttttttctctcttttattattgaaaatgtaaaatataatctctccagcatgtcctgggtctgccccggaccccacccccaccccgtaGGACATACGCGGGGTCCAGTCCCTCTCCGGGAGACTGCAAACCCACTGCATCAAATAATATGAAATGAGTAAAGTTATACTCAGTCTAATCCAACATCCCAAGGTGTTATAGAGCATCTATCAGTCAGTCAGGTTATGTTTGGGGTTAATTTATGTGAACTTACCCACAACAGTATTATTCGGAGGTGGTTTTGGAGTCACTCCTGTAAGAACACAAATCGTGATGAGGAAAAGAAAGTtacaacagaaaacatttctGCCAGTCATTGCACTCTATAGTCTACACCAGGGGTCATCAgctacatttgtccaagggaCGGAATTTTTCTCGGCAGACACTGAATACTGAGAAGAACATGCATGCTAAAATTAGTTTCCACAAAAAGACAGGCAGCATTCAGTACATAGTCAGTCAACTGTACCTGCACGGATCTGACACAACCAGTCATTGTAACTATCACAGTTCAAATCATTCCAAGACCCTTGTTCATTCCAGTTATGTATCACAAACTCAGCACAAGATTCTGCATCATTGAAATTGTTTGGTTCTCCTTCCTGCCAGTGCTGGAAGTCTAGctgttaacaaaaacaaagaacaaaattaTATTGGGTTATTGTAATATatcttatttaaaataattatttggattaataaaaaatagaatGCAGTTAACTAACTGGGCTTCCATCACTCCAGGCATAACCAGTACTTGACTCGGGAATATGAAGTCCAATCCAGGCTTTTCCTCCTCTGTTGTaccaaaaagtaaaacaaaaacaaaaacaacaacaacaaaaaatcatattatcatttttataaaatacaaaagccaTTTTAGTTACATTTGCATTTAGCTAATAGTGCCAGCCTCATTACTGTCTTTGCTTTTTTCCAAAGCAGCAAAAAGATCTCCATGCGTTCTCACCCTAGAGGCTAGATGTATTAGTTTTAGTGATGAAAGTGGCAAAAACGTTGCATCTAAATTTGCCACAGCAAAAAATACAGGCCAGCTAAGTAAATGTGAAATTCACAACTTCACAAGTGTTTTTGATTTCAGCAAGTTAAAAGTCTAACATGGTGTGAAACCTGTCTGCCAGCACGatgaatgcattttaaacacTTATTTCATACAGACTATTGTAGTTTGAGTAGTTCTTTTACTGTAATACATCTACCTTGCTGTGTTACATGCCAGTAGCATTATTAATGCTTTTCTGTAATAGATACCTAGAATGTGAGTTTATATTAGTCTAAACTGATGGGTATTTAGACTGGGATAGACTGGTAGAAGAAGTTGTGTGCAGTAGCTGTAATTGTAACCAAGTCAAGTATACCTAAATAGTCGTAGTTCAGTAGCACTGTGCATGCTGAGTAGATCTCCTCCAATGGCCCTGCAGAAATCCCTGGCCTCAAACCAGGTCTTTTCGTCTGAACGAGGCCCTGTAAAAAACTTCAAACACAAGACAACAGCTTTGTAGTCTTTTTATTTGCATAAAGTTAATGCACTTGATAAGGTGATTTaaactaatttttatttttctattttaataaaTGATAACTTGCAATAACAATCAGTTGGTTTATCTGTTTATCTGTTTTGGCCACTTGGAGGCCGCATTGTGAGCACAACACTGAAATAATGCCACACTTGCAATTATATGATAAACTTAAACTCTGCTGTATCTAAATTTTTGTTTGGGGGGTTGGGGCAGGGTATGTGTCATGCAATCATGCAATCAATTTTTCTTAAACACATCCAATTCAGGGCCACCCTGAAGGCAATGGGGCTTCAGGGTGCATgactggaacctatcccagctatcatagggcaagaggtggaGAACACCCTGGACAAGTCGCCAGTGTATCATAGGACACACAGACAACCACTTACTCACACTTACTGCATTTTCAGAATCACCAGTTGAACTGCATGCATATCTTTGGCTGACAAGTTCAAACCAGGAATCATATTGCTGTGAAATGCcagtactaaccactgcacccTAGAGGTAAGACTTTTTGACTATGTTTAGTCAAGGCTGACCAAAAGTTGTACCTTAGCACACATGATTCTTGTTCCTACTTGAGTCCAACCCTCCGCACATTTAGGAGGAGTTTGAGTTGGTGGTGGGACAGTTGGAACTGCCCCCTCTGCCAGGCTCTTGCAGATATACTTTTCGCTGTTGGTGCAGGCCAGCAGGTCCCAGAGTCCAGCCAAAATCCCAGTTGTCATGGCAACACAGCCTTGTTGGTAACCTTATGTCGTTGAGAAAACCAATATAGTCATATGCAAATTATTGGGCTACAGTTATCCGTGATACTTAAGGAGAGAAATTCATATACTTCCATACCTGGCATTTGAGCATTCCAGTGAGTGAACTTTACTGAGAGTGAGTTAGTCCACTCAAAAACATCAATGTTTTTTTGATTTGAGAGCCCTATCCAGAAGTATTTTTCTGGTCTCAACCCCACCAAGCTGACAAGGAAGGCATTATCCACCCTGCAAATATTCATACAATTCACAGATTTCTTATCATGTTGAATTCATGCACATTAATGTGCATGCATGATAAACTATTCTTGCCACCGGCTGTATTCTTACCCATTTGAAACATCAGCTAAGTAGGAGTCTGAGCTCTTGCAGTCTTCGTTAGCTTCATTGAAAGTCTTGGTCTCAGTTCCTACAAAGTAGCAGTAGGAGccatgttttttccatccctgtgGGAAAGTAAACACTGATCACAACTGAACAGAACAAtcagcatttcatttttatgtattaATGTTCTTCAAAGTGAAATTCACACCTTAACCATACATTGTTATTAAAAACAGGATCACTCACAGCTTTACATCCAGTGTCTATAATTATTTCAtctccagtgctttcagtgGAACTTTGCTTCATGCAGATATAGCCGTGCTGCTCATCACATGAGCGATCTGCCCAATTCCCATTCTGCAAGAACAGAAACACTGTAAACACTTGCAGATTTGTGCAGTAGATtgctgaatgaataaaatgcaaatatttaaagtcCATTAATTGCAGTTATTCTCAGGTGCTTTGGTATATTTCTCAAATACAGTTGGATACACATGCATATAGCAAAACTCTATGACCCCAACAGGCTGTAACCTGCCCAAAACCTTCAAATCATGAGATATTTTAAGTTTATATATTCTATCAGAATGATAAACGACATTCTTCTCCGAATTCCCTAAGAGTCTTGTTCTACACTGTATACCTATTTCACCACTCTACCACACATGAGAAAAACGCTCAACATACACAACACTGCGCataacaaaaacatgcaaaatatcAGTACTACTAAATGCACACTCTGGAAACAGTACACAGAACTTCTATATACAATAATAAACTAAAGTAACAAACTAGTGCTGAGAAAAAGAGGCCATTGTCTCAGCTGTTCTGTGTCTTCCTGCAGTCTGTTGTGTTTCCTGTGCTGCACAACCACACATCATTACTCCTCTCCCAGCCTGCAGCCCAGTGGTCACAAATGGTTGTAACTCTGTCGAGGTGAAACTGCATACATATCTTTTACAGTACTCAGACCAGTGACTTGTATACATGGAAGAATATGTGGAAGCAGCTATGATCCCAAGATGATACAGACAACTTTTTTGAACCCCCTAACTTTTTCCTGTCCTAGCAGGTCAAGGATACTTACTCAACAAAATATTGTAGTAACTCTGATGATCTCTgatatttttctcctctggccaaatacaaaaaaatatgtaactTCATCTTTactagttttactttttttttttttttttttgcgctgaTTGGCATGTTAGCATGCTATCAGGATgttcatttttaacatgctagtTATAAAATTctggataattttttttatcaaattaaaagaaaaaagtcacatCCATGTGTTAATCTTACCTCCCCCCTGATAAGGACACAGTCATCTCCATCAGTGGAGACTGCTGGTTTTCCAAATTCCCAGCTGGTGAATGATACATAAGAGTGGTCACTCCAATCAAACAGcccctctgtcctcctgtcaTTCAGTCCAATCCAAAGCTCATCATTGGATGCTAcagaaaaagacagtaaaaTAACAGACCAGCCAGTAGCTAAAATTTCCCCATTACGCTAAAATTTATTTGTACAGTTCCTACAATGGTAAACAGTGAGCTGTTGATTTATTCATATATGATTTACATAATGCCTGTCAACAGCTCACACACATGGGGAACATATTGATTTGTAAACattttgttaaatgttaatgtttgttaaatgttttattaaagagCCACCTTTGTGAACTCAGTAGATGTGAACAGGAACTGGATGCTGTGTATCTCTAAATTTTGATTAGATTTAGGTGACAAAAGCAGTTTGGTGAAAGttaaaaattgaaataaatatattgtGTTCAAAACTGTGTGTGGACTTTCTTTTGTTAAAATCACATCCCAAAATGTCCCTAAAGTTAACCACATCCTGccataacaataaaatgtttaatgatGCTAAAAGTGAATAATAAACTGGAAACTGATAGGTTCAGTCTCAGCATATTGCACCTTGTCAAACACATGAAATATATTTGCTGTTGGGAATTTGGTGTGTATTAATATTGTTTCATAGGGACAATATTGGCACGTACCATATCCAAGCTGAGATATGACAAAGCTTTGATCCTCCACATTGCGGATGCTCACCAGGTCACCTCCTTCCGCTCTGCAAGCTCTCTGAGCGCCAGACCATGTTTGAGGAGTCCGCTGAAGGTGGAAACAGTGGCCATTGTAGGGAATCCAAGGGTTTGAACAAAACCCTTCTTCAACTgattatgaaaagaaaaaatatataggaATTTAATGGCTGATGTCCCACAATAACTGCCGTCATCTACAGCAATATTACAGTAGCCAGATGagggacagaaaaacagaacagaggGGAATATTTTCCTGTACTTTGTGGAGGTATTGGCGGGGCCCCATCTTTGTAACAGACGTAGCCCAGTTTCTTGGCACAAGATGAACTTTGCCAAGTGTGCTCTCCAGTAGTGTCTAAAATTGCACAGTTGTGTCCTGGGTTAGGAAGTGGATTTCCTAAAACAAGACAATAATGATGATCATCAACactcattttaataaaataatacaataaaaaagtGTAATAATTAGTGGCTATTTTATAGTCTTTAAAATCAATATAAAAAGCTAGGGCACAAATAGTCATTTATTGAAGTTTAGCTTTGTTGCAGCCGATAAATGTTAGTCCAATATTTGTCTGATTTCAGATAGCTCTGAGTATTTCCAAAGTCCTGAGAGAAATCCAGATAGCTTCACCAATAGCGCAGTGTTATTCTAGGCTCTGACATTGTCTTCTGACAGCAGGTTAATACAGCCATCAGAGCATTCTGTGAGAACATTTTCTGTGTGGAAATTAACCTCATGAGCTGACCAGATTTAGACTGTTTTATTTCTtgcaagcaactacaagaagtCTTGAAAAACCTTGCACCCTAACCGTCTAGTTATCATGGGGGGTTAGGGTGCAAGGTTTTTCAAGACTTCTTTAACATTGTAGTGTCTGCAAATTTTCAGTTAACTTCTGCATTGCTCAAATGCTTGAGGATTATTGCTCAAAGGAACTTCTCAATTGCGGTGAAGACTTACCAGCATCCCATCTCAGATAACGAAAAGGCTTGCTATCAGTCCACTGCCAGCCGTGTTCTGGGTCCAAAACTAATCCAATCCAAAGTTTTTTTCTCCCTGATCCTAGTAATGCTGTGCATTCATGTGTTTGTGAGGCAGagattgataaaaaaaaaaaaaaagaaagaaaaacaattgaATGAAAACATCTGAGAAAACTGCATCAAAAATACAGCACTGAATAGGTTTAAGAGGGAGCTCTTAGAGCATTAAAAATTAACTAaataatttacagtaaagctttaAAATTGCAAGTAGGTggggatagatagatagatagatagatagatagatagatagatagatagatagatagatagatagatagatagatagatagatagatagatagatagatagatagatagatagatagatagatagcatCCTTTCTTGCCACATTTGTCTCAGTACTGTCCATTAGGTGGCTTCTCACCTGAGATAAAAGCCTGCTCATTGGGATCCAGGATACTGACCAAGGAGGCAGCCTGTTGTTTACAGCTAGTATGAGCTTGTGCCCAAGTCAAAGCTGACTGAATGTTTATCTGGTAGTATGCTCCTGTTGCACGGTTTTTGGCCCAAGTATCTGTCGCTATACattgacagaaagaaaaatggttaaaaaatgaatacattctTTATCTGTTATTCTAGTAACATTTAAATATGACAAACTCACAGGTGGTTGGGCAGTATCCCCACTGTTCATGCTCGTATTTTGTTTCAACTGCACACCAATGTCGCTTTGATGAGGAGTCAAATGTAGTGCATTCTCCATACCATCGGTCTTTGTACAGGAAAGGAAACATGCACATCTTCCCCATTGCATTTCCCTCAATGGTGAAATACTctagagatgaaaaaaaaaggattcagGTTTTGAGTCAAGTTAAATTAAAACTTGAAATAAGtcaatacacaaaaaaaaaaaaaaaaaaaaaaaacttgctaaaACCTTTTAGGGAAAGTCATTTTTTTACTAAATTTCTCTTTAATACTAATTAATTACTCTGGGAATACACAGCCATAAGCTTTTAGGCACTGATGAATTAATCTAGTACAAAACAAGAGAAGTATGACACCACATTTATTATCAACAGTAGCCAGGAAATATTTGATCTGAGCCTGTCTTTTGTTAGCCCAAGGTTTCCAGTGGttttgcacacatgcaaaaGCATACATTTTATACTGCACCTCTATGTGTTCTTGTGCAAGCACCACTTGATGTCCCTGTAATAGTGAAATGGTTATTTGGTCCAGTTGTTCTGGAGAGAGCAATTGTTTCATCAGCCTTGACTTCAATGAAGAATTCTTGATTTTTGAGGGCGAGCAGTGTTCCATTCTTGCATTCCCACTTTTGGAGAGCGCTCTTGTCATCACAGTCAAACTGGTTCACTTCACTCCCCACGCTGTTGCCCTGCACTCCCAGGCATTTTTTAGTTGTGGTAACCAAAAGCCGGTTACCAGTTGTCCAGCGTAGGTCGACGCAGCGGTTATACTTTTTCAGCAAACAAAAACCGGTGGCTTTGTTAGTGAGTGAAAATGGGGAATCtgcaaaaaaggaaagttgtaggtttttgttttgttttttctcacaGTGTGAACTGTTAAAAATATGCTAAGCCTTGTAAGGTCATTGCATACGAGATAAATAGAATCTGAAAtagaaaatgtgaataaaaggtTTGAGCTTATACTACACCATTTGTTGTTGAGCATGGAGATGCTGTGATGAAGAGACCAAAGACTGCTAGAGTTACCCTCGGAGTCATCATTGCTCCAGTCAGTCTCAGAGCAGCAGACTATGTCCATGCATTGCAAGCAGTGGACTTATGTGCCTGAACGTGAAAAGGAGGCAATCTTAATATCACTGgcatgactcttttttttttcccttttcattGAGAAAGTCTCGTGTTTCAGATTGGCACATTTCAACATTTTGTTACGGGGGGGGCAGGAAGGAAGTAGggaaacatacacaaaaaacacgcacaaacacacactctgtcaAACTCCAGACATGGTGAAAAGCTGTCCCATTCACTTCCCCTAAAAATGTGTAAGAGAATTTGCTAAACATGATTCATGAATCAGCATTAGTGATCCAGAGAAACAGTAATTCACACGCTTTGATTTATAGTGTTGCCTTTTATGTAATTCAATGATATATCTGTAACAAAAGAAGAATACATCCTGAGGATGCAAAAGCAGTAaatatggtttttttttgtttgttttttttttgtttttttttgtgttgtggtttttttggggagggggggttgcATACACATACCTTAAATACATAATTAATTTTCATAGATATGCATGAATAAGGAGCAGCACAATGATGCAATGGTTAGCACAGCAATAGTGGGTTTAGATCCAGGCTGGGGTTTTTCTAtgtggggtttgcatgttctcttcttcctcctacAGTCTAAAGATGTTGCATGTTAGCTTAACTGCTGATTCTGAATTGGCTGTGCGTGCAAATATGTgagtgaatagttgtctgtctctctgtgttggcagtTTGATAGACTGGCAGTCTAtacaaggtgtaccctgcaCATGGAGCTGTAGTAAGAAACGTTATTTATGATATAAACTATAATTTTATGATACATGCAAAAAAGGCAGAAGACTAGCAGAGCAGAGCAATATTGCATTGTTGCTATTCAAGAAAACACTGTGTGCATCCTTAGTATACTAACACAATATCCTGCTTTGTGGTAGAGGCATtcagatatttattttctttttctgccttaATATCtatcactgcattttgtattttcactTCCCCTTTGgttattctcctttttttggTGGTACATTCTGCTGAAGTATGAGCCTTTGTTACCACaatgatgtttttctttcttatgcCTATATGAACCTGCTACACTAGTAAAGCTCAAGGCTAAGCAAAATACATGGATCACactttttttcaacatttttacaAGCTAAACTCACCAAAGAAGAACTAAATTCATAGAAATCCATGGAGAGAGTATTACATTCAGAACAACGTTAACctaaaaaggaggaggaggtcaaGGTAGATCATCACTCAAATCCCCAAAAATGTTTGAGAATAATGGTTGTATATAATGGTATAAAGATCTCTGCATGCACTCTTTTTTAGAGATACCAAGCAGTTCATTTGACTTTGGACCTTTTTGGAGCTTTAAGAGCAGACCTTTAATTTGAGGGGTTTAAGAAGAATCCCTTCTCAGCATCCTGTGAAGTAAAGAACACAAGGTCAACAAGGTCTTAGCATCTACAATACAATATAGTTTCaggaatacaaacacagaaggTTTACAACAAGGTACAAACTATTgtttacactcaagaacaagaaggccagATGAAACTGGTCAagaaaaatatctaaaataGCCTGTACAgttctgggggaaaaaaatgataaaaccaagattaacttgtaccataatgatgggaagagaaccATGGCATGGGcgtgtatggctgccagtgaaaCAGAGTCActagtgtttactgatgatgtgactgctgatagaagcatcAGAATGAATTGTGAAGTATACAtggctatactctctgctcagattcagctaaATGCTGTGTAACTGATTGGACAGAgttccacagtgcaaatggaCAATGACccacagcaaactgcaaaagcaactcaagagtttctcaaagcaAAGAAGAGGGATAATCTAGTTAGTCACCTGATCTCATCCCAGCaagcaagcagcaactgaaggtggctgcaggaaaggcctcccgagcatctcaagggacgaaatacagcatttggtgatgtatGCTGGGTTCAAGATGTCAGGCAACTATTGCAAAGGATATTCATGCAAATATTGAAAACATCCTTATATTTAACTTATGTTAGTTTGTTTAATTGCTTTGGAGCGTCTGAAAAttggggactgtgtataaaaattactttaattatCAACCAGTTAATAAATCCTTTTTTAAAACCCCTTGAATTGAAGCTGAAAGCCTGCACTTCAATCATATCTTGAtcgtttgtttttaaattctctttaGTGAggtaaaaaggcaaaaaaatgttttattgtccaaatacttatggacctGACTGCATGATCTAATTAACTGATGGCTTATAGATGTAAACAGCAGAAGTATAGAAATAGTTCTGTTCATCTTTTTTGGTTCTCTTCTGTTCACCTTTTAATATTGCTTGAAAAtgtgctgttttttaaaaaaggatatCACTGCCAGTTTGATTGTCTGGCTGGTGAGCAGAGAACACACAGCCTGTCTTCTTTCATTTCACTGGCTTCATTTATTTCCAAGCTCTTTAACTGAGACACTTATAGTGCTCACTCATTTGTAGTGTATTCTGTTAGGAATTTGGTCCTTACTGTAGTGTACCAGttaaaaagattaaataaatgtaaactcATTTTATTATCACCTTTTGTTTTGCACAACACATTTTGCACCCACATAATGAAAATAGAACATGGCCTATCTGATTTTCCTGGTACTTTAATCCCCCAGTTGGAAGTACAGATAAGATTCAATAAAGGTTGACATTATAGCTTTTACTTTGCTGGGAAAACTGGTTATTGTCATGGTTGCTGTGGCAGGCTGGAAAGGCAGACCCCAGAGCAGGACTCAAAAAAGGTGCAAAGATGAACTTAAAGGATTTTATTGAAAAAAGAGGGcagtataaacaaataaattgggCTGGTCTGtggccagaactaaaactaggGGGGGAACAAGGAACAGGGACGCACACAGCTGAACATAGATgacaacacgacaaagaacagaagaaaactgagggcttaaatacacatcaggtaatcagggcaagaggaaacagcagggcacaacaggtgaagcaaattaaactaataacaggggaagcaaactaaactcaaagcaggggaaacacaagacttgtcaaaataaaataggaagtgACTAAGGAAGGAACacggcacagggaaacagagacacagacatggacagaaacgcagactagtcacagcactgggaataaaactcaatacggAAACAAAGAAGGTCAGGGGTAAGACAAAAGGACGCCGGGGAGACAGGGATGAAGGaacaagaaaaccacaaatAATAAAGCCAGCACTGAGAATGATGAAAACCAAGACAAactgggaaaacacagggaaaataaaaccaaacacaaaacgctgggcagacggcccaggaccatgacagtcatAAGTTTATTTCATGGCAAAAGGTGTGAGCTTTTCCTCTTTTGCAGATTCATATCAGTTTTAATAGATAAGCCATTAGATACATTACTCAATttaaaattgggggggggggggggggggtacttaaCTGTAAATTCATCATTCATgcattttgtggattttttttttttctttttgatatgCTTACCATAGCATCacattgtgtgtttgtaaaaATAGAAAATTCTGAATCAGTATTATCCTAAAAATATAACATATTAAATTGGTTCTTATTATCTGGACAATAGAAGTGAAGCATGCATGGAGAGCTGTAAAACTAAGTGACAGAAATGCAAAGTGGTTCATTGAGTACACCCTGGACTTTGGTGTTTGATAAGGTTTCACAGCCTCAGCTCAGCTGTGGTAATAAATACTGATACTTATGATACAGTGATGCTCATTCTTTGTTCGTGTCTTTGTTTAGACATGAAGCAAGTATTTGTTCTGCTGTCAGGTAAGTATCTTCAAAGCTAAATAGCTTGCAATATCTgtattgttgagtttttattgctATAAACTATAGGATGACACGTTGTGGAATCTTTATTGTAgtcattttaaagtgctttaccAAAAATGTGGCAATCAACTTGTCTCTTTGTTGTCTTCTCGTAATGAAACTGTCATTACAGTATTGTTAGTCATCGTCTCGTCTTGTCCTGATGGGGAATTTAACTGTACTTCTGGTGAATGTCTTCATGCTGACCTCATCTGTGATTTCAAGGAAGACTGTAGCAATGGCTCTGATGAGCAGTTTTGTGGTATgtcgcttttctactcaatgtAAACTGAAGTGTACTTTTATATTTAAGTGTCAGCTATGTGCATGCTCAGTTCAACCAGTTACATAATAAAATTTTGCATTACTAAGTCAAAGAGTTATAAATTGCTATAGATGTATAACT
This portion of the Archocentrus centrarchus isolate MPI-CPG fArcCen1 chromosome 17, fArcCen1, whole genome shotgun sequence genome encodes:
- the LOC115795287 gene encoding macrophage mannose receptor 1-like isoform X1 — encoded protein: MMTPRVTLAVFGLFITASPCSTTNDSPFSLTNKATGFCLLKKYNRCVDLRWTTGNRLLVTTTKKCLGVQGNSVGSEVNQFDCDDKSALQKWECKNGTLLALKNQEFFIEVKADETIALSRTTGPNNHFTITGTSSGACTRTHREYFTIEGNAMGKMCMFPFLYKDRWYGECTTFDSSSKRHWCAVETKYEHEQWGYCPTTSTDTWAKNRATGAYYQINIQSALTWAQAHTSCKQQAASLVSILDPNEQAFISALLGSGRKKLWIGLVLDPEHGWQWTDSKPFRYLRWDAGNPLPNPGHNCAILDTTGEHTWQSSSCAKKLGYVCYKDGAPPIPPQIEEGFCSNPWIPYNGHCFHLQRTPQTWSGAQRACRAEGGDLVSIRNVEDQSFVISQLGYASNDELWIGLNDRRTEGLFDWSDHSYVSFTSWEFGKPAVSTDGDDCVLIRGENGNWADRSCDEQHGYICMKQSSTESTGDEIIIDTGCKAGWKKHGSYCYFVGTETKTFNEANEDCKSSDSYLADVSNGVDNAFLVSLVGLRPEKYFWIGLSNQKNIDVFEWTNSLSVKFTHWNAQMPGYQQGCVAMTTGILAGLWDLLACTNSEKYICKSLAEGAVPTVPPPTQTPPKCAEGWTQVGTRIMCAKFFTGPRSDEKTWFEARDFCRAIGGDLLSMHSATELRLFRGGKAWIGLHIPESSTGYAWSDGSPLDFQHWQEGEPNNFNDAESCAEFVIHNWNEQGSWNDLNCDSYNDWLCQIRAGVTPKPPPNNTVVEYNKTSDGWLEWRGNHYLIHGMSQPMDDARHFCQQRHGDLVSITSKEENVFLWKQISRSYGRYYIGLSVDLDGSTWWMDGTPVSLQRWDEDQPNTNAYDQNCVYMSYHMGFWSTSNCGRELSFICKRRSSSPTNTTAAPTVPPTGGCPAGWKKFASKCYSINSDRRITWEYARSKCIEAGGNLVSIPTRSVQAFLITKMVGVVSTDLWIGLNAIKNEAFFWTDGSKRQYTNWGNSVSGEPLGIMYGRWNEGYRHHPGTFYKRWNEEDCVVMSSSPALGIGKWMIKSCNDTNGYVCQRNLDPNIKAPPETIDHNYVDLGNDSIKVVTQNLTWDNAQKLCKLDTANLASLRNDWTRAYVELLAIKLNTPLWIGLNKNQTGGYFKYIDGWHLNNAAWAAFQPSKDKPCVYIDMDGKWLTAFCNMTMNSVCMQSKDVAPTESTTFPGVCPDDTDVEYQQSYTWMPYRGHCYLFIQDENEWPNAASSCVRHGGALASIEDPSEQDFIKSTVGNFQDSHSSFWIGLFKTHKGTWFWLDRTVLDYTNWAPDEPDSDYGAIQTSDGTWNSGHRWQDRPYICKTPKVKPETPGKPGPTDDKDHRIRVHTSVVVVLVITITSILIVVAFFFYKKSPRPFPTFENPLYFNGEQSQPDVVDTNKLIENAENPEPVLTM
- the LOC115795287 gene encoding macrophage mannose receptor 1-like isoform X2; this encodes MMTPRVTLAVFGLFITASPCSTTNDSPFSLTNKATGFCLLKKYNRCVDLRWTTGNRLLVTTTKKCLGVQGNSVGSEVNQFDCDDKSALQKWECKNGTLLALKNQEFFIEVKADETIALSRTTGPNNHFTITGTSSGACTRTHREYFTIEGNAMGKMCMFPFLYKDRWYGECTTFDSSSKRHWCAVETKYEHEQWGYCPTTSTDTWAKNRATGAYYQINIQSALTWAQAHTSCKQQAASLVSILDPNEQAFISALLGSGRKKLWIGLVLDPEHGWQWTDSKPFRYLRWDAGNPLPNPGHNCAILDTTGEHTWQSSSCAKKLGYVCYKDGAPPIPPQIEEGFCSNPWIPYNGHCFHLQRTPQTWSGAQRACRAEGGDLVSIRNVEDQSFVISQLGYASNDELWIGLNDRRTEGLFDWSDHSYVSFTSWEFGKPAVSTDGDDCVLIRGENGNWADRSCDEQHGYICMKQSSTESTGDEIIIDTGCKAGWKKHGSYCYFVGTETKTFNEANEDCKSSDSYLADVSNGVDNAFLVSLVGLRPEKYFWIGLSNQKNIDVFEWTNSLSVKFTHWNAQMPGYQQGCVAMTTGILAGLWDLLACTNSEKYICKSLAEGAVPTVPPPTQTPPKCAEGWTQVGTRIMCAKFFTGPRSDEKTWFEARDFCRAIGGDLLSMHSATELRLFRGGKAWIGLHIPESSTGYAWSDGSPLDFQHWQEGEPNNFNDAESCAEFVIHNWNEQGSWNDLNCDSYNDWLCQIRAGVTPKPPPNNTVVEYNKTSDGWLEWRGNHYLIHGMSQPMDDARHFCQQRHGDLVSITSKEENVFLWKQISRSYGRYYIGLSVDLDGSTWWMDGTPVSLQRWDEDQPNTNAYDQNCVYMSYHMGFWSTSNCGRELSFICKRRSSSPTNTTAAPTVPPTGGCPAGWKKFASKCYSINSDRRITWEYARSKCIEAGGNLVSIPTRSVQAFLITKMVGVVSTDLWIGLNAIKNEAFFWTDGSKRQYTNWGNSGYRHHPGTFYKRWNEEDCVVMSSSPALGIGKWMIKSCNDTNGYVCQRNLDPNIKAPPETIDHNYVDLGNDSIKVVTQNLTWDNAQKLCKLDTANLASLRNDWTRAYVELLAIKLNTPLWIGLNKNQTGGYFKYIDGWHLNNAAWAAFQPSKDKPCVYIDMDGKWLTAFCNMTMNSVCMQSKDVAPTESTTFPGVCPDDTDVEYQQSYTWMPYRGHCYLFIQDENEWPNAASSCVRHGGALASIEDPSEQDFIKSTVGNFQDSHSSFWIGLFKTHKGTWFWLDRTVLDYTNWAPDEPDSDYGAIQTSDGTWNSGHRWQDRPYICKTPKVKPETPGKPGPTDDKDHRIRVHTSVVVVLVITITSILIVVAFFFYKKSPRPFPTFENPLYFNGEQSQPDVVDTNKLIENAENPEPVLTM